In Flavobacteriales bacterium, one genomic interval encodes:
- a CDS encoding SRPBCC family protein: protein MNKYGTIIAPNTIRFERLLPGPIERVWAYLTESEKRTKWLASGNMDLRVGGEVDLFWLHSTLDAAPSETPEKYAQGHRMAAKITRCEPPNVLGFTWGARAEALSEVVFELTEKGNEVLLVLTHHRLPDHKDLLSISGGWHTHLDILVEHMHNRIAPAFWPKHEILNARYHERLGKV, encoded by the coding sequence ATGAACAAGTACGGAACCATCATAGCGCCGAATACCATCCGCTTCGAGCGCTTATTACCTGGGCCTATCGAGCGCGTATGGGCCTACCTTACCGAGTCGGAAAAACGTACCAAATGGCTGGCCAGTGGAAACATGGATCTGCGTGTTGGCGGTGAAGTTGACCTGTTCTGGTTGCACAGCACCTTGGATGCTGCACCCAGTGAGACGCCTGAGAAATATGCACAGGGACACAGAATGGCAGCTAAGATCACACGTTGCGAACCACCCAATGTGCTCGGGTTTACATGGGGTGCTCGTGCGGAGGCACTCTCCGAAGTGGTATTCGAATTAACTGAAAAAGGCAATGAAGTGCTCTTGGTACTCACGCACCACCGACTACCGGATCACAAGGACCTGCTCAGTATTTCAGGTGGCTGGCATACACATTTGGATATTCTGGTCGAACATATGCACAACCGGATCGCTCCAGCGTTCTGGCCAAAGCATGAAATTTTGAATGCCCGATACCATGAGCGGTTGGGCAAAGTGTGA
- a CDS encoding winged helix-turn-helix transcriptional regulator has protein sequence MTDHGTIDRTLLALADPTRRAILERLSMGEARVTELAQPFRLSLNAVSKHILVLERAKLVKRRRKGRDHFLSYRSAPLDSAAQWMEETRMFWGGRLDALEQLLRTEDATKE, from the coding sequence ATGACGGATCACGGAACCATTGATAGGACGCTCTTAGCACTTGCGGATCCAACGCGCCGTGCGATCCTGGAACGCTTATCAATGGGCGAGGCACGTGTGACAGAGCTAGCACAACCCTTTCGATTGTCGCTGAATGCCGTGAGCAAGCACATCCTCGTACTTGAGCGCGCCAAACTGGTCAAGCGTCGCAGGAAAGGACGCGACCATTTTCTAAGTTATCGGTCCGCACCCTTGGATTCTGCGGCGCAATGGATGGAGGAGACGCGGATGTTCTGGGGCGGTCGCTTGGATGCTTTGGAACAACTCCTTCGAACCGAGGATGCCACTAAAGAATGA
- a CDS encoding methyltransferase domain-containing protein, which produces MPITTPQPRSDPKWVEARFDRIARSYWLFERLFIVPRSARTRAIGKLGLGPDDRVLTVGCGSFPELCELSTLVGPKGAVVGIDLSEKMLRRAYAKKTELQLNNTELIHANIFNYTNEQSFNAIYFPYSLTSFGEPHRVLRHIWDLLEPGGRLVVLDAQIPAMVRPWAGPAMPLIRSFMERTVVGDPDMEPLAELKKLGSPVQVEYMRGGAHFIAQIEK; this is translated from the coding sequence ATGCCGATAACAACTCCGCAACCCCGATCGGATCCAAAATGGGTCGAAGCTCGGTTCGATCGGATCGCCAGATCGTACTGGTTGTTCGAGCGATTGTTCATTGTGCCACGTTCAGCGCGGACCCGAGCTATTGGAAAGCTGGGCCTAGGGCCGGACGACCGGGTTCTTACAGTTGGATGTGGGAGTTTCCCCGAACTGTGCGAACTTTCAACCTTGGTCGGGCCGAAAGGGGCGGTGGTCGGTATCGATCTCTCCGAGAAAATGCTTAGAAGAGCCTATGCAAAAAAGACAGAACTTCAGCTCAACAATACAGAGCTGATCCATGCCAACATATTCAATTACACCAACGAACAGTCGTTCAACGCGATCTACTTCCCTTACTCATTGACAAGTTTCGGAGAACCTCATCGTGTGTTGCGGCACATTTGGGATTTGTTGGAACCTGGGGGACGACTGGTGGTTCTTGATGCACAAATACCCGCGATGGTCCGTCCATGGGCCGGACCAGCAATGCCGTTGATCCGATCTTTCATGGAACGAACCGTGGTTGGCGACCCGGACATGGAGCCATTGGCAGAATTGAAGAAACTCGGTTCACCCGTTCAAGTGGAATACATGCGCGGTGGCGCACACTTTATCGCGCAGATCGAAAAATAG
- a CDS encoding aldehyde dehydrogenase family protein, with amino-acid sequence MAKTATKSTITSAKTDKPSGNGHATNGISTTPDRLPVMKTYKIYIGGKFPRTESGRYYQPQGEDGEPLANVCRSSRKDVRESVIAARGAVGGWAGRSAFNRGQILYRIGEMLEGRSVQFVHEIMLHGATKKQAEAEVTTAIDRWIYYAGWCDKYQAIFSSVNPTNSAHFNFSVYEPTGVVGVMAPSTSGLIGLVSTVAPIITGGNTCIVVASEEHPLPAVTFAEVLATSDLPGGVVNLLTGLRSELLKPLVSHMDVNAVVCDQPTKEERMLLDTESTSNMKRVVVPKVKDWMKADAENPYMILDTQEVKTTWHPIEVGQGGGGGY; translated from the coding sequence ATGGCCAAGACCGCAACAAAGTCTACTATCACTTCAGCCAAGACCGATAAGCCTTCCGGGAACGGCCATGCTACCAATGGCATTTCCACGACACCGGATCGACTACCAGTGATGAAGACCTACAAGATCTACATCGGTGGAAAATTTCCTCGGACGGAAAGCGGGCGTTATTATCAACCACAAGGCGAAGATGGAGAACCGTTGGCCAACGTGTGTCGAAGTAGTCGTAAGGATGTGCGCGAAAGTGTGATCGCTGCGCGCGGAGCAGTTGGTGGTTGGGCCGGACGCAGTGCATTCAATCGCGGGCAGATCCTCTATCGCATCGGTGAAATGTTGGAGGGGCGCAGTGTACAATTCGTGCATGAGATCATGCTCCACGGAGCCACCAAAAAGCAAGCGGAAGCCGAGGTTACTACAGCGATAGACCGATGGATCTACTATGCAGGTTGGTGCGATAAGTACCAAGCGATATTCAGCAGCGTGAACCCGACGAACAGCGCCCACTTCAACTTCAGTGTATACGAACCAACAGGTGTAGTTGGCGTAATGGCGCCAAGTACCAGTGGCCTTATCGGCTTGGTAAGCACGGTTGCTCCGATCATCACAGGCGGTAACACTTGCATTGTAGTTGCGAGCGAAGAACACCCATTGCCCGCAGTGACCTTCGCTGAAGTTCTTGCTACTAGCGACCTGCCCGGTGGTGTTGTGAATCTGCTTACTGGTCTTCGGAGCGAGTTGTTGAAGCCGCTCGTTTCGCACATGGATGTTAACGCTGTTGTATGCGATCAACCTACTAAGGAAGAGCGCATGTTATTGGATACCGAAAGTACGAGCAACATGAAACGCGTCGTAGTTCCAAAGGTGAAGGATTGGATGAAAGCAGATGCCGAGAACCCATATATGATCCTCGATACTCAGGAAGTTAAGACAACTTGGCACCCGATCGAAGTTGGGCAGGGTGGTGGTGGTGGATATTGA
- a CDS encoding tetratricopeptide repeat protein yields the protein MRQRGRILLILVILNFVTSAASAQEDSLWRVWNTLELPDSARLKALQVLAWRAVFLQPDSGMVLAQKQLDLADGIGDDRARYEAHTTLAVGSSMKSDYPVALKHLQQCLAIAHELGDLKREANAYSNLSNVYRNLGDLPKALTQLQKSLSIDTQLGNDEGLAGTYNNIGNVHTELHDLDEALENYERSAALYAKENNAKGRAQALMNLGATHLDRGDRTLALEEFSQSLALYRGMGRTLETGMAFNNMGRAYGELGRAPEAYAALDSAFTLFTDINSSRQLARNLYYRGTLLLRQGNAKAARIACEQGLRIARELDLDLQRKECSECLMHAYEQLGDLASAFRAQKQFMAVSDSLDQRNNAKEVLRLDLLRQFQQQQMADSLVAERARFAVELSHNKELGREERRRNLLLLGAAILILLAGALWNRLRYTRRSRSAITREKERSDELLHNILPQEVAAELKATGRAEARHLDEVTVLFTDLKGFTEISEQLSPADLVAELDTCFRAFDTIVAEHQVEKIKTIGDAYMAAGGVPEARKDSAADTVHAALAMQRFMEERYRERTALGLPAFRMRVGCHSGPVVAGIVGSRKFQYDIWGDTVNTASRMESSGEVGKVNISGATLTLLRERSTDPFHYTARGRVEAKGKGTLEMFFVSEG from the coding sequence ATGAGGCAACGTGGACGGATCCTCCTGATCTTAGTGATATTGAATTTCGTTACCAGCGCTGCTTCTGCCCAGGAAGATTCGCTTTGGCGAGTATGGAATACCCTCGAACTTCCGGATAGCGCCCGGCTCAAAGCACTGCAGGTCCTTGCTTGGCGGGCCGTCTTCCTGCAACCGGACAGCGGTATGGTGCTTGCGCAAAAACAATTGGACCTAGCGGATGGTATCGGAGATGACCGAGCACGTTACGAGGCGCACACCACCTTGGCTGTTGGCAGCAGCATGAAGAGCGACTACCCAGTTGCCTTGAAGCACCTGCAGCAATGCCTTGCCATTGCCCATGAATTGGGCGACCTGAAGCGCGAAGCGAACGCATACAGCAACCTCAGTAACGTGTATCGAAACCTAGGAGATCTGCCTAAAGCCCTTACACAATTACAGAAGAGCTTAAGTATCGATACGCAACTCGGCAATGACGAAGGGCTGGCAGGTACCTATAACAATATCGGCAACGTTCACACCGAGCTCCACGATCTGGACGAGGCCTTGGAGAACTACGAACGCAGCGCCGCCTTGTATGCCAAAGAGAACAATGCGAAGGGCCGCGCACAAGCACTGATGAACTTGGGCGCCACGCATTTGGATCGGGGTGACCGCACTTTGGCGCTGGAGGAATTCAGCCAAAGCCTTGCTCTTTACCGCGGCATGGGACGCACGCTGGAAACCGGCATGGCCTTCAACAACATGGGCCGCGCATATGGCGAGCTTGGACGGGCTCCAGAGGCCTATGCCGCTCTCGATTCCGCATTTACTTTGTTCACCGATATCAACAGCAGTCGGCAGCTTGCACGCAACCTCTATTACCGAGGTACCTTACTTCTCCGACAAGGCAATGCCAAAGCAGCTCGAATCGCTTGCGAACAGGGCTTACGCATCGCACGGGAGCTGGATCTTGACCTGCAGCGCAAGGAGTGCAGCGAATGCCTGATGCATGCCTACGAGCAACTCGGAGATCTGGCGAGCGCTTTCCGCGCACAGAAGCAGTTCATGGCCGTGAGCGATTCACTTGATCAACGCAATAACGCCAAGGAAGTGCTACGCTTGGACCTTCTCAGGCAATTCCAACAGCAGCAGATGGCGGACAGCTTGGTGGCAGAACGGGCGCGTTTCGCTGTGGAACTTTCACACAACAAGGAATTGGGCCGTGAGGAACGACGACGCAACTTGCTTCTCTTGGGCGCGGCCATCTTAATACTACTAGCAGGCGCGCTATGGAATCGACTGCGTTACACGCGCCGTTCGCGTAGTGCCATCACGCGTGAAAAAGAGCGCAGCGATGAACTTCTGCACAATATTCTACCCCAGGAGGTGGCTGCAGAATTGAAGGCAACGGGTCGCGCCGAAGCACGTCATCTGGATGAGGTCACCGTGCTGTTCACCGATCTCAAAGGTTTTACCGAGATCAGCGAGCAGCTCTCTCCAGCTGATCTTGTTGCAGAGCTGGATACATGCTTCAGAGCCTTCGATACCATCGTCGCGGAACATCAGGTGGAGAAGATCAAAACCATCGGCGATGCGTACATGGCCGCGGGCGGTGTGCCCGAAGCCCGGAAGGACTCGGCGGCGGATACTGTGCATGCAGCGCTAGCAATGCAACGCTTCATGGAAGAGCGTTATCGTGAACGCACCGCCTTGGGCCTGCCCGCCTTCCGGATGCGCGTGGGATGCCACAGCGGCCCGGTGGTGGCTGGCATCGTTGGTAGCCGAAAGTTCCAATACGACATCTGGGGCGACACCGTGAACACGGCCAGCCGCATGGAAAGTAGCGGCGAAGTAGGAAAAGTGAACATCAGTGGGGCAACGTTGACCCTCTTACGAGAACGATCCACCGACCCGTTCCATTACACCGCTCGCGGCCGGGTGGAAGCGAAGGGTAAAGGCACCTTGGAAATGTTCTTCGTATCCGAAGGCTGA
- a CDS encoding T9SS type A sorting domain-containing protein, with protein sequence MKHLLLLFLFLLAVPDMSAQQDHDATIIAYRGLRFACGDSVTPVLRIKNVGSQSMGTCVVETWKNGLVVNSFNWLLDVPALTNEERQPAMPILAATDGDMLEFHIISVNGVPDEDSTGNVSSFTVGMTPTSCELQTVEVEVLTDAQPGETAWAIRDELGQVLAQGGPYANASSTETQWLSLPANVCFGLELTDAGGDGITGGHLIVRCNGSEVIQIEGSTFTHEAYEGLHSGTVLGVSEVQSQLSLQLFPVPAHDQVEVRWSAPLSPDQLHVVDAAGRTVLEMGLAGSAHQTSLDLHELVPGFYTVLLRSQNGVVVEQLLVN encoded by the coding sequence ATGAAGCACTTACTACTCCTTTTCCTGTTCCTACTAGCGGTTCCTGACATGAGTGCACAGCAGGATCATGATGCCACTATCATAGCTTATCGAGGTTTGCGCTTTGCTTGTGGTGATTCCGTGACGCCCGTTCTGCGCATCAAGAACGTAGGTTCGCAAAGCATGGGAACCTGCGTGGTAGAGACGTGGAAGAACGGCCTTGTCGTGAACTCTTTTAACTGGCTACTGGATGTGCCTGCTTTGACCAACGAGGAGCGCCAACCCGCCATGCCCATCTTGGCCGCCACTGATGGGGATATGCTCGAGTTCCATATTATCTCGGTGAACGGTGTGCCGGACGAGGACAGCACCGGCAATGTTTCCAGCTTCACTGTTGGAATGACTCCCACCTCATGTGAACTACAGACGGTGGAGGTGGAGGTGCTGACCGATGCACAGCCCGGCGAAACCGCGTGGGCGATCCGCGATGAACTCGGACAGGTGTTAGCGCAAGGTGGGCCGTATGCAAACGCATCGAGTACAGAAACACAATGGCTGAGCTTACCTGCCAATGTGTGCTTCGGCTTGGAATTGACGGATGCCGGTGGCGATGGCATCACCGGTGGCCATTTGATCGTACGCTGCAATGGGAGCGAAGTGATCCAGATAGAAGGTTCCACATTCACGCACGAGGCCTACGAAGGCTTGCATTCGGGTACGGTGCTCGGTGTGTCGGAAGTGCAGTCGCAACTCTCATTGCAATTGTTTCCGGTTCCCGCACATGATCAGGTTGAAGTGCGCTGGTCTGCGCCGCTTTCTCCCGATCAGTTGCACGTGGTTGATGCTGCCGGGCGCACAGTACTGGAGATGGGATTGGCCGGTTCTGCACATCAGACCTCCTTGGACCTACATGAATTGGTACCGGGGTTCTACACCGTCCTACTCCGCTCGCAAAATGGTGTGGTCGTAGAACAACTGCTCGTGAATTAG
- a CDS encoding T9SS type A sorting domain-containing protein: protein MIPTLLTPLNIALNETSGMLVINGHVWTQLDSGNPSELYEVDITTGDVLRTVTVSNANNIDWEEITTDENWVYVGDFGNNSGSRTNLRIYRFPIAELSDPATTEVVVDTIAFSYADQIDFTPASNATNWDCEALLAMDDSLFLFTKNWENNECYLYSMSAEPGVHSAQRRDELDTQGMVTGASIDASGGVLLCGYTSILSPFIWQLYGYPGHEFFNGGADRRQVQLLFGQVEGITWSGPGTAYFTNEQNSFSDARFWMLGLDVITDVASTNPGESMVVAFDPWNDLITLRVEQSGIMRIFDARGQVVIEEHVQVGANTVSTASLVAGIYIVNTNTSAGPVRVAVMR from the coding sequence TTGATACCCACATTGTTGACACCGCTCAACATAGCGCTTAACGAAACGAGCGGTATGTTGGTGATCAACGGACATGTTTGGACCCAGCTGGATAGCGGAAATCCGTCCGAGCTGTACGAGGTGGACATTACCACGGGGGATGTGCTACGAACAGTAACGGTCTCCAACGCGAACAACATCGATTGGGAAGAGATCACGACCGATGAGAACTGGGTGTACGTTGGCGACTTCGGGAACAATTCTGGATCTCGGACGAACTTGCGCATATACCGCTTCCCGATCGCCGAACTTTCCGATCCAGCTACCACCGAGGTGGTAGTGGATACCATTGCGTTCTCGTATGCGGACCAGATCGATTTCACGCCAGCGAGCAATGCGACCAACTGGGATTGCGAGGCGTTGCTCGCCATGGACGACAGCCTTTTTCTCTTCACCAAGAATTGGGAGAACAACGAGTGTTACTTGTACAGCATGTCGGCCGAGCCGGGCGTGCATTCCGCACAACGTCGTGACGAGCTGGACACGCAAGGCATGGTGACCGGTGCAAGCATCGATGCGAGCGGGGGCGTTTTACTCTGCGGTTACACCTCAATTCTGTCCCCATTCATTTGGCAGCTCTATGGATATCCCGGTCATGAGTTCTTCAATGGCGGTGCCGATCGTCGCCAAGTGCAGCTCTTGTTCGGGCAGGTGGAAGGAATTACCTGGAGCGGCCCCGGTACAGCGTATTTTACCAACGAACAAAATTCATTCAGTGACGCTCGGTTTTGGATGCTCGGTCTTGATGTGATCACCGACGTGGCATCCACAAATCCTGGTGAGAGCATGGTCGTAGCCTTTGATCCGTGGAACGATCTCATCACGCTAAGGGTAGAACAGTCCGGTATCATGCGGATCTTCGATGCGCGTGGGCAAGTAGTAATTGAGGAACACGTGCAAGTAGGAGCCAATACCGTGAGTACGGCGTCGCTTGTCGCTGGCATTTACATCGTGAACACGAACACCAGTGCCGGACCGGTCAGGGTTGCGGTCATGCGTTAA
- a CDS encoding DUF2200 domain-containing protein yields MTFASVYPHYVTKVEKKGHTKEELHTVIHWLTGYTEKGLQHVLDNKVDFETFFSEAPRMNSNVSKITGVICGYRVEEIEDSLMQQIRYLDKLVDELARGKKMESILRK; encoded by the coding sequence ATGACCTTCGCCAGCGTCTACCCGCACTACGTCACCAAGGTGGAGAAGAAAGGGCACACGAAAGAGGAATTGCATACCGTCATCCACTGGCTTACCGGCTACACGGAGAAGGGTCTGCAACACGTACTCGACAATAAGGTCGACTTCGAGACTTTCTTTTCGGAAGCACCACGAATGAATTCGAATGTGTCCAAGATCACTGGTGTGATCTGCGGCTACCGTGTTGAAGAAATCGAGGATTCGCTGATGCAGCAAATACGTTACCTCGACAAGCTGGTGGATGAGCTGGCCAGGGGTAAGAAAATGGAATCGATCTTGAGGAAGTAG
- a CDS encoding DUF1428 domain-containing protein produces MSYVDGFVIPVAKSKVAAYKKMALMGRKAWMKHGALQYFECVGDDLKAMPGCGDFKKLAKLKSTETMLFSFIIFKSKAHRNAVNKKVLAEMMKVKMPKDMPFDLKNMAYGGFKTIVEG; encoded by the coding sequence ATGTCATACGTAGATGGATTCGTGATCCCTGTTGCAAAGAGCAAGGTGGCCGCGTACAAGAAGATGGCCCTCATGGGCAGGAAGGCCTGGATGAAGCATGGCGCACTACAGTACTTTGAGTGCGTAGGCGATGATCTGAAAGCGATGCCGGGATGCGGCGATTTCAAGAAGCTCGCGAAGCTGAAGAGCACAGAGACGATGCTCTTCTCGTTCATCATTTTCAAGTCAAAAGCCCATCGCAATGCGGTGAACAAGAAAGTGTTGGCCGAAATGATGAAGGTGAAAATGCCCAAGGACATGCCCTTTGATCTGAAGAACATGGCTTATGGCGGTTTCAAGACCATCGTTGAAGGCTGA
- a CDS encoding aldehyde dehydrogenase family protein — protein MATKMKPLDWQLAPAPESKDHFKLKEQYELFIGGKWVKPKSGKYFDTINPANEQKLARIAEANEADVDAAVKAARKAYEGPWGKMPASERAKYIYRIARLLQEKARHFAVVETMDGGKAIRESRDIDVPLAAAHFFYNAGWADKIKYAFPGKNPTPLGVAGQVIPWNFPLLMASWKLAPALACGNTVVLKPAETTPLTALLLAELIQEVELPEGVVNIVTGAGATGAAVVNHPDVNKVAFTGSTGVGKLIQRSTAGTGKKLTLELGGKAANIIFADAAIDQAVEGIINGIYFNQGHVCCAGSRLYVEESVHDEVVRKLKHRMKSLVVGDPLDKNTDIGAINSKEQLNTINKYLKIGVEDGGEMYQAPCDLPSKGYWCRPTLFLNVSQSARIAQEEIFGPVLAIQTFRTVDEVIQKANNTPYGLSAGVWTDKGSKIFNLTTKLRAGVIWANTFNKFDPTSPFGGYKESGYGREGGVHGLGAYLNLN, from the coding sequence ATGGCAACCAAAATGAAACCCCTCGATTGGCAACTCGCTCCGGCACCGGAAAGCAAAGATCACTTCAAACTGAAGGAGCAGTACGAACTGTTCATTGGTGGCAAATGGGTGAAGCCCAAGAGTGGTAAATACTTCGACACCATCAACCCGGCCAACGAGCAAAAGCTCGCGCGTATTGCCGAAGCCAACGAAGCCGATGTGGATGCTGCAGTAAAAGCAGCACGCAAGGCGTACGAAGGACCATGGGGTAAAATGCCGGCCAGCGAACGTGCCAAATACATTTACAGGATCGCGCGGCTACTGCAGGAAAAGGCAAGACACTTCGCCGTTGTTGAGACGATGGATGGAGGCAAGGCCATCCGCGAAAGTCGCGACATTGACGTGCCATTAGCAGCAGCACACTTCTTCTACAACGCCGGTTGGGCCGATAAGATCAAGTATGCATTTCCGGGCAAGAACCCTACGCCACTGGGTGTCGCTGGGCAAGTGATCCCGTGGAATTTCCCCTTGCTCATGGCCAGCTGGAAACTCGCCCCCGCATTGGCTTGCGGCAACACGGTCGTTTTGAAACCAGCCGAAACAACACCGCTCACCGCATTGCTTCTTGCTGAATTGATCCAAGAAGTCGAACTACCCGAAGGTGTGGTGAACATCGTTACCGGAGCGGGTGCAACAGGTGCCGCCGTAGTGAACCATCCCGATGTGAACAAAGTGGCATTCACGGGAAGCACGGGAGTTGGCAAACTGATCCAACGTTCAACAGCCGGAACAGGGAAGAAACTCACACTCGAACTCGGCGGAAAAGCAGCCAACATCATCTTCGCCGATGCCGCCATTGATCAAGCAGTGGAAGGAATCATCAACGGGATCTACTTCAACCAAGGTCACGTGTGTTGCGCTGGGTCCCGCTTGTACGTTGAGGAAAGCGTACATGATGAAGTGGTGCGCAAACTGAAGCACCGCATGAAGAGCCTGGTCGTTGGTGATCCGCTCGACAAGAACACGGACATCGGTGCCATCAACAGTAAAGAGCAGCTCAACACCATCAACAAGTACCTGAAGATCGGTGTGGAAGATGGTGGTGAAATGTATCAAGCACCCTGCGACCTACCGAGCAAAGGCTACTGGTGCCGCCCGACATTGTTCCTCAATGTTTCGCAAAGCGCACGCATCGCACAAGAGGAGATCTTCGGCCCGGTACTCGCCATCCAAACATTCCGCACGGTGGATGAGGTCATCCAAAAAGCCAACAACACCCCCTACGGCCTAAGCGCCGGCGTGTGGACGGACAAAGGCTCCAAGATCTTCAACCTCACCACCAAGCTCCGCGCGGGCGTCATCTGGGCCAACACCTTCAACAAGTTCGATCCTACTTCACCATTCGGTGGGTACAAGGAAAGCGGGTATGGAAGGGAAGGCGGAGTGCATGGGCTGGGGGCGTACTTGAATTTGAATTGA
- a CDS encoding TetR/AcrR family transcriptional regulator, with product MVHYQLAPDTSLHLRDPAASAVGGRILSEGLALMNELGLEAFTFRKLADRAECTEATIYNYFTNKQRLLQYYFQLYWMWLDTHCQQEGHTLTDPWARVQGDIHALCGIWSKDALAAQLDPVALRDLVLVEGSKSFMHRNVDEDNKLKLFQPYKDLCSHLAKELKACDRSCKHPRTFATTLIEMAHSLEFAMDHLPALTELSGAGDRRKLAGFLIGLTSVYLAIPAATGKKK from the coding sequence ATGGTACACTATCAACTTGCTCCTGACACGTCGCTCCACTTACGAGACCCTGCAGCATCGGCAGTAGGGGGGCGGATCCTCTCAGAAGGACTCGCACTGATGAATGAGCTCGGTCTCGAGGCCTTCACCTTTCGTAAGCTCGCAGACCGCGCAGAATGCACCGAAGCTACCATTTACAATTACTTCACGAACAAACAACGATTACTTCAGTATTATTTCCAGTTGTATTGGATGTGGCTGGATACGCATTGTCAGCAAGAGGGTCACACGCTGACCGACCCTTGGGCGCGAGTGCAAGGTGATATTCATGCACTATGTGGCATATGGTCGAAGGATGCCTTGGCGGCTCAGCTCGATCCTGTCGCATTGCGCGATCTGGTATTGGTGGAAGGATCTAAATCATTCATGCACAGGAACGTGGATGAGGATAATAAGCTCAAGCTGTTCCAGCCATACAAGGATCTCTGTTCACATCTCGCCAAGGAGCTCAAAGCATGTGATCGATCGTGCAAGCACCCCCGTACTTTCGCTACTACGCTTATTGAAATGGCGCATTCCTTGGAGTTCGCGATGGACCATCTTCCGGCATTGACGGAATTGAGCGGTGCTGGCGACCGAAGGAAACTGGCCGGATTCCTGATCGGGTTGACTTCGGTTTATTTGGCGATACCCGCCGCTACTGGGAAGAAGAAGTGA